CTAGACATATTTCCGAATGATTCTACcaatttatcaatatcatCCCAATCTTCTTTGCTTGTGTTCATTTCGGGCCAATCTTCATCATCAgttaacaaactttcatccagCGTAGATATGTTTGGAGTTTCTTTCTGAACATCTTGTCTAGCTATGTTAGTTTCATATAGATCGATAATTTTTCTGAAGCCACTCATTGAATCAATGCAGAGCAATTCCATTGGTAAATCCTTGTTTGCATCAATATATTCtgatcttattattttaaagtcaaaTCTATTTCCATTGTGTGCAACCAAACACACTGGTTTAGGAAATTGTTCTAAATATGAATTCAAACTATcaattctatttttgaatgttgcttggttttttaaatttgcatttgACAAGCCAGTGATGCGTGCAGCTTCagactgaatttttttttctggatTAAaaacataggatagtttattcATAAGTGGTATACTCGTGCATGTTTCTATATCTTTGCGGGAAACACCGATAAATGTTAGCTCTGTTATTTTTGTTCTGTTCTTTTCAAATTGCGGCAGTCCTGTGGTTTCAATATCAAAGAAGACAAATGTTTCAATGGCCATTTCtgaaaatgtacatttttcacgTTTACTATAGTCTCTTTTGCAACATACTCAACGTATATTGTG
This DNA window, taken from Zerene cesonia ecotype Mississippi chromosome 26, Zerene_cesonia_1.1, whole genome shotgun sequence, encodes the following:
- the LOC119836969 gene encoding uncharacterized protein LOC119836969, with protein sequence MAIETFVFFDIETTGLPQFEKNRTKITELTFIGVSRKDIETCTSIPLMNKLSYVFNPEKKIQSEAARITGLSNANLKNQATFKNRIDSLNSYLEQFPKPVCLVAHNGNRFDFKIIRSEYIDANKDLPMELLCIDSMSGFRKIIDLYETNIARQDVQKETPNISTLDESLLTDDEDWPEMNTSKEDWDDIDKLVESFGNMSSGSDRHKSNKKDSKNSLKNKENKVSYKLTELYKRFCKKDPIEAHRAEADCIMLLECVLATKEYFLTWADKNCKLISDIQPLVRK